Proteins from one Epinephelus moara isolate mb chromosome 1, YSFRI_EMoa_1.0, whole genome shotgun sequence genomic window:
- the calca gene encoding calcitonin/calcitonin-related polypeptide, alpha isoform X1: protein MLKLWTLLFASALIICQMYVSQAAPSRSSKMELDGVTLSNDDAQRLLRAIKEFMQITSDEQDQQTADGNSLDRPMSKRCTGLSTCVLGKLSQDIHKLQTYPRTDVGAGTPGKKRSLSEQFESYINSYN from the exons ATGCTGAAACTCTGGACTCTCCTTTTTGCCTCTGCGCTGATCATCTGTCAGATGTACGTCTCACAGGCAGCTCCTTCTAG AAGTAGTAAGATGGAGTTAGATGGAGTCACACTATCCAATGATGACGCCCAGAGGTTACTCAGAGCTATTAAGGAGTTCATGCAGATAACTTCAGATGagcaagaccaacaaacagctgatggaaacag CTTGGATAGACCCATGTCTAAGCGCTGCACCGGCTTAAGCACGTGTGTGCTGGGCAAACTCTCCCAGGACATTCACAAACTACAAACCTATCCCCGCACCGACGTGGGAGCAGGGACGCCCGGCAAGAAGCGAAGTCTATCTGAGCAATTTGAAAGCTACATCAACTCATACAACTGA
- the calca gene encoding calcitonin/calcitonin-related polypeptide, alpha isoform X2, translating into MLKLWTLLFASALIICQMYVSQAAPSSSKMELDGVTLSNDDAQRLLRAIKEFMQITSDEQDQQTADGNSLDRPMSKRCTGLSTCVLGKLSQDIHKLQTYPRTDVGAGTPGKKRSLSEQFESYINSYN; encoded by the exons ATGCTGAAACTCTGGACTCTCCTTTTTGCCTCTGCGCTGATCATCTGTCAGATGTACGTCTCACAGGCAGCTCCTTCTAG TAGTAAGATGGAGTTAGATGGAGTCACACTATCCAATGATGACGCCCAGAGGTTACTCAGAGCTATTAAGGAGTTCATGCAGATAACTTCAGATGagcaagaccaacaaacagctgatggaaacag CTTGGATAGACCCATGTCTAAGCGCTGCACCGGCTTAAGCACGTGTGTGCTGGGCAAACTCTCCCAGGACATTCACAAACTACAAACCTATCCCCGCACCGACGTGGGAGCAGGGACGCCCGGCAAGAAGCGAAGTCTATCTGAGCAATTTGAAAGCTACATCAACTCATACAACTGA